In a single window of the Pontibacter russatus genome:
- a CDS encoding hemolysin family protein, producing MEDTSQIIVLVVALLFSAFFSGIEMAFLAANKIQIELDEKNGVLSGRILGFLLKRPARLMGTTLIGNTLALVLYGLAIASVLHQLLYAYLPEALQWSLLILLLQIAVAAVVVLLTAEFLPRSLFAINPNRMLQVLAVPILLVYYLLYPVVYLIVGLSKWVAEKFFRIEFSEEKPVFGFTDLNAFTKSRLYHPEHQDAPEVDPLIFHNALDFKTVKVRECMVPRTEIKAVEADAPIGQLGQAFVETGHSKIIVYKETIDNIIGYCHQLAMFKQPKSIAEILAPVSLVPESMLASELFIRFVSEHRSVAVVVDEFGGTSGIVTVEDVIEEIFGEIEDEYDVDQALLEQVLPDRGIYILSGRHEIDYLNEKYELNLPEGDYETLGGLVLSEFGEIPLPGDEVRVPPYTISVLTMDDNRIAAVKLVKSADAQADAAS from the coding sequence ATGGAAGACACGAGTCAAATCATCGTCTTAGTTGTTGCCCTTCTGTTCTCTGCCTTTTTCTCCGGCATCGAGATGGCCTTTCTGGCCGCGAACAAGATTCAGATTGAGCTGGACGAGAAAAACGGGGTGCTGTCGGGGCGCATCCTGGGCTTCCTGCTAAAGCGGCCCGCCCGCCTTATGGGTACCACCCTGATCGGCAACACATTGGCGCTGGTGCTATATGGCCTGGCCATTGCCAGCGTGCTGCACCAGTTGCTTTATGCTTACCTGCCCGAGGCGCTCCAGTGGAGCCTGCTCATCCTCCTGCTGCAGATAGCCGTGGCGGCGGTGGTGGTGCTGCTTACGGCCGAGTTCCTGCCCCGCAGCCTCTTTGCCATCAACCCTAACCGCATGCTGCAGGTGCTGGCGGTGCCCATACTGCTAGTGTATTATCTGCTGTACCCTGTGGTGTACCTGATTGTGGGGCTGAGCAAGTGGGTGGCCGAGAAGTTCTTCAGGATAGAGTTCTCCGAAGAGAAGCCAGTGTTCGGCTTCACCGACCTGAACGCCTTCACCAAAAGCCGCCTGTACCACCCCGAGCACCAGGACGCCCCGGAGGTGGACCCGCTCATCTTCCACAACGCCCTCGACTTCAAGACCGTGAAGGTGCGGGAGTGCATGGTGCCCCGCACCGAGATAAAGGCCGTGGAGGCAGACGCCCCCATCGGGCAATTGGGGCAGGCCTTCGTGGAAACAGGCCACTCCAAGATAATTGTCTATAAAGAGACCATCGACAACATCATCGGCTACTGCCACCAGCTGGCGATGTTCAAGCAGCCAAAGAGCATCGCGGAGATTCTGGCCCCGGTGAGCCTGGTGCCCGAGAGCATGCTGGCCAGCGAGTTGTTCATCAGGTTTGTGTCGGAGCACCGCAGCGTGGCGGTGGTGGTCGACGAGTTTGGCGGCACCTCGGGCATTGTGACGGTGGAGGACGTGATTGAGGAGATTTTCGGGGAGATAGAAGACGAGTACGATGTGGACCAGGCGCTGCTGGAGCAGGTGCTGCCCGACAGGGGCATCTATATCCTGAGCGGCCGCCACGAGATTGACTACCTGAACGAGAAATATGAACTGAACCTGCCCGAGGGCGACTATGAAACCTTAGGCGGCCTGGTTTTGTCTGAATTCGGGGAGATACCGCTGCCGGGCGATGAAGTAAGGGTGCCGCCTTATACCATCAGCGTCCTGACCATGGATGACAACCGCATCGCGGCTGTGAAGCTGGTAAAAAGCGCAGACGCTCAGGCAGATGCTGCAAGCTAA
- a CDS encoding type III pantothenate kinase — MRSVAIDIGNSGTKYGVFEGDALVEQGYFEGQEQLPEVLLHQTFDHAIVASVAQSAQYIQQRLSVTGKLLELTAQTALPVSNLYKTPHTLGADRIAAAAGANYFFTGRNCLVFDAGTSITHEYIDSGGNYHGGGISPGLAMKFKALHTFTQRLPLVQRIEEGFPLTGQTTEESIRSGVLAGTVAELNGFIQAYTEKAADLVVILCGGDAGFFESHLKGRIFVIPELVLIGLHRILIHNV; from the coding sequence ATGCGCAGCGTCGCCATCGACATAGGGAACTCCGGCACAAAGTACGGCGTCTTCGAAGGGGATGCCCTGGTGGAGCAAGGTTACTTTGAAGGACAGGAGCAGTTGCCTGAGGTGCTGCTACACCAGACTTTTGACCATGCCATTGTCGCCTCGGTGGCACAGAGCGCACAGTATATACAGCAAAGGCTGTCTGTAACCGGCAAGCTCCTGGAGCTGACCGCGCAGACAGCCTTGCCTGTTTCCAACCTCTATAAAACGCCCCATACGCTGGGTGCCGACAGGATAGCGGCCGCAGCGGGAGCGAATTATTTTTTCACGGGCCGCAACTGCCTGGTGTTCGACGCCGGCACCAGCATCACGCACGAGTATATAGACAGCGGCGGCAATTACCACGGCGGCGGGATATCCCCGGGCCTGGCCATGAAATTCAAAGCCTTGCATACTTTTACCCAGCGGCTGCCGTTAGTACAGCGGATTGAGGAAGGGTTTCCGCTGACGGGGCAAACCACCGAAGAATCTATCCGCAGCGGCGTGCTGGCCGGCACCGTGGCCGAATTAAACGGCTTTATCCAGGCATATACCGAAAAAGCTGCCGATCTGGTGGTTATACTTTGCGGGGGGGATGCAGGATTTTTTGAAAGTCACCTAAAAGGTCGCATCTTTGTAATTCCCGAACTGGTCTTAATCGGGCTTCACAGAATATTGATACATAATGTATAA
- a CDS encoding pseudouridine synthase, producing the protein MAKENERPDRDSAGAGRRGADRNASGRPVNNDRDGKKIFNRRDKDDRPGGFGERRSFGPDRRDNDRRESGERRPYGADRPNREGGERRPYNADRREGGERKPYNSDRLERRDGGEKRTYGDRREGGEKRSFGDRKEGGERHSFSSDWPDRRSNDRGGYNADRRDDRSSGERSERRYFGDDRPDRREGGERRSFGAARSDRRDSGERRSYGSDRPRRDDGERKPYNSDRREGGERRSYSDKREGGDRKSYSAGRSGDSDRGYSRDSRPSFGEKRGFGGDRDAKGKSYGDRGRSTDRPGENSGEEPKAPTYNLSRYNDNPRIKKSNRRDEDENDGSIRLNRYIANAGICSRREADLLIESGEIKVNGEVVKEMGFKVQPSDTVQYGKKILNREKLVYVLLNKPKDFLTTTDDPEGRKTVMDLVAKASTERIFPVGRLDRNTTGLLLFTNDGELAQKLTHPSNEIKKIYQVELDKPITKDDFKKISEGVELEDGKAVVDDVALLGESNKFLGLEIHIGRNRIVRRIFEHLGYDVVTLDRVQYAGLIKKDLPRGNWRYLTEKEVVRLKYFM; encoded by the coding sequence ATGGCAAAAGAAAATGAAAGACCTGACCGCGACAGCGCGGGAGCAGGCAGAAGAGGCGCTGACAGAAACGCTTCAGGCAGGCCAGTGAACAACGACCGCGACGGCAAGAAAATATTCAACAGGCGGGACAAAGACGACCGGCCGGGCGGCTTCGGCGAACGCCGTTCCTTCGGGCCTGACAGAAGAGATAACGACAGAAGAGAATCCGGCGAGCGACGCCCTTATGGTGCAGACCGCCCGAACAGGGAAGGTGGCGAGCGCCGCCCTTACAATGCGGACAGGCGCGAAGGCGGAGAACGAAAGCCTTACAACAGCGACAGGCTGGAAAGAAGAGATGGCGGCGAAAAACGCACCTACGGCGACAGGAGAGAGGGTGGTGAAAAACGCTCTTTCGGAGACAGAAAAGAAGGCGGCGAGCGACACTCTTTCAGTTCCGACTGGCCAGACAGGCGCAGCAACGACCGGGGAGGATATAACGCTGACAGGAGAGATGACCGCAGCAGCGGCGAGCGAAGCGAGCGCCGTTATTTCGGCGATGACCGGCCGGATAGAAGAGAGGGTGGCGAAAGACGCTCCTTTGGTGCGGCCCGATCTGACAGACGAGACAGTGGTGAACGCCGCTCGTACGGCAGCGACAGGCCACGACGCGACGATGGCGAGCGCAAACCATATAACAGCGACAGGAGAGAGGGCGGCGAGCGCCGTTCCTACAGTGATAAGCGCGAAGGCGGAGACAGAAAGTCCTATAGCGCCGGGCGCAGCGGCGACAGCGACCGTGGCTACAGCCGCGACAGCAGGCCCTCGTTCGGGGAGAAGCGCGGCTTTGGCGGCGACAGAGACGCTAAAGGGAAAAGCTACGGCGACCGTGGCCGCTCCACGGACAGGCCTGGGGAGAACTCCGGCGAAGAGCCGAAGGCACCAACCTATAACCTGAGCCGCTACAACGACAACCCGCGCATCAAGAAAAGCAACCGCAGGGACGAAGACGAAAATGACGGCTCCATCCGCCTGAACCGCTATATTGCCAATGCCGGCATCTGCTCGCGCCGCGAGGCCGATCTGCTGATCGAGTCCGGGGAGATTAAGGTGAACGGTGAGGTGGTGAAGGAAATGGGCTTTAAGGTGCAGCCCTCCGACACGGTGCAGTACGGCAAGAAAATCCTGAACCGCGAAAAGCTGGTCTATGTGCTGCTCAACAAGCCGAAGGACTTCCTGACGACAACGGATGACCCGGAAGGAAGAAAAACGGTGATGGACCTGGTGGCGAAAGCCTCTACGGAGCGCATCTTCCCGGTGGGCCGCCTGGACCGCAACACCACGGGCCTGCTGCTGTTCACCAACGACGGCGAGCTGGCGCAGAAGCTCACGCACCCTTCCAACGAAATCAAGAAGATATACCAGGTAGAACTGGACAAGCCGATCACCAAAGACGACTTCAAGAAGATATCCGAGGGCGTGGAACTGGAGGATGGCAAAGCCGTGGTGGACGATGTGGCGCTCCTGGGGGAGTCCAACAAGTTCCTGGGGCTGGAGATACACATTGGCCGCAACCGTATTGTGCGCCGTATTTTCGAGCACCTGGGCTACGACGTGGTGACGCTGGACCGGGTGCAGTACGCGGGCCTGATAAAGAAAGACCTGCCGCGCGGCAACTGGCGCTACCTCACCGAGAAAGAAGTCGTGCGGCTGAAGTATTTTATGTAA
- a CDS encoding DUF3575 domain-containing protein has product MKKFTLLALVPLLLALVATAPASAQRRADAANNRNTVLKVNVLSPFVLTASGFVEHAFSPRISAQLGAFTTGASVKDVEFDGHGFTPEIRYYLAEQAPDGFYIAGYGRILNYKLTVEDKEKGETYEATYKPVGAGVAAGNQFIFNNGISLDLFLGVGVNGGSLNIKTGTNEDFDRGIIDKLGILGSGFRVRPGLTVGYSF; this is encoded by the coding sequence ATGAAAAAATTTACCTTACTCGCGCTAGTGCCCCTGCTGCTTGCCCTGGTGGCGACAGCGCCTGCCAGCGCCCAGCGCCGGGCAGACGCCGCGAACAACCGAAACACTGTATTGAAAGTGAACGTGCTCAGCCCGTTCGTGCTCACGGCTTCCGGTTTTGTGGAGCACGCCTTCAGCCCCCGCATCAGCGCGCAACTGGGTGCTTTCACGACGGGCGCCAGCGTGAAGGACGTTGAATTCGATGGCCACGGCTTTACGCCGGAGATACGCTACTACCTGGCAGAGCAGGCGCCGGACGGCTTCTATATAGCGGGCTACGGCCGTATCCTCAATTACAAACTGACTGTGGAGGACAAGGAAAAAGGCGAGACGTACGAGGCGACCTACAAGCCGGTGGGTGCCGGTGTGGCGGCGGGTAACCAATTCATCTTCAACAACGGCATCTCGCTCGACCTGTTTCTCGGCGTTGGCGTAAACGGCGGCAGCCTGAACATAAAAACCGGCACCAACGAAGACTTCGACCGCGGCATCATCGACAAACTGGGCATCCTGGGGAGCGGCTTCAGGGTCAGGCCCGGCCTGACGGTGGGCTATAGCTTTTAA
- a CDS encoding PorV/PorQ family protein — MYKTFRVLVGFAALCLAHTTQAQLISNTPYSRYGIGEINENYGNIRTAGMAGVGVSAANSFQANTSNPALLYYNSITNFDMGIAGQFKRVSTETGSYTDGNANLHNLSLAVPIMKRWSSAVGLRPFSTVNYQVAVSNPVEGNPEATISREYVGSGGLSEVYFGHGVKVVGGLTVGGSASYIFGNIASEAASTLSDPEQELVGQERVSIVNRTTYNGFLFRAGANYRQKLKDKLFLSAGGVYSLNAELDAERKQAYERRTQANPVPGDSTEGNVTLPSNYRVGLSLDNGSNLTVAADFASYKWSDFKGFEGQNDNLRDSYRVAIGGEYTPDANAIDSYFKRIMYRGGAYYSQTPYELNGKEITDKGVTVGAMFPIGISTIYDLYQLNVSLGYGQRGTTESGLVKEDYLQFGIGFTVNSRWFIKRRVE, encoded by the coding sequence ATGTATAAGACATTCCGAGTACTGGTAGGCTTTGCCGCGCTGTGTCTGGCGCACACCACACAGGCACAGCTTATCAGCAATACCCCGTACTCCCGCTACGGCATAGGCGAAATCAACGAAAACTACGGCAACATCCGCACGGCCGGTATGGCGGGCGTGGGCGTGAGCGCCGCCAACAGCTTTCAGGCAAACACCTCCAACCCAGCCCTGCTGTATTACAACAGTATCACCAACTTCGATATGGGCATTGCGGGGCAGTTCAAGCGCGTGAGCACCGAGACCGGCTCCTATACAGACGGCAACGCGAACCTGCACAACCTGTCGCTGGCCGTGCCCATCATGAAGCGCTGGAGTTCTGCGGTGGGCCTGCGCCCGTTCTCCACTGTCAACTACCAGGTGGCGGTGTCGAACCCGGTGGAGGGCAATCCGGAGGCAACTATTTCCCGGGAATATGTGGGCAGCGGCGGCCTGTCGGAGGTTTACTTCGGGCATGGTGTGAAAGTGGTGGGCGGCCTTACCGTGGGCGGAAGCGCCTCTTATATCTTCGGGAATATCGCCAGCGAAGCCGCCAGCACCCTGAGCGACCCGGAGCAGGAACTGGTGGGGCAGGAGCGTGTGTCCATCGTGAACCGCACAACCTACAACGGCTTTCTCTTCAGGGCCGGTGCCAATTACCGCCAGAAACTGAAAGACAAGCTTTTCCTGAGCGCAGGTGGGGTATATAGCCTCAATGCTGAGCTTGATGCCGAGCGCAAACAGGCCTATGAGCGGCGCACGCAGGCAAATCCGGTGCCGGGCGATAGCACAGAGGGCAACGTGACGCTGCCTTCCAACTACAGAGTCGGCCTCAGCCTCGACAACGGCTCCAACCTGACGGTGGCCGCAGATTTCGCCAGCTACAAGTGGTCTGATTTTAAGGGCTTCGAGGGGCAGAACGACAACCTGCGCGACAGCTACCGGGTGGCTATCGGCGGCGAGTACACCCCCGATGCCAACGCCATCGACAGTTACTTCAAGCGCATCATGTACCGCGGCGGAGCGTACTACAGCCAGACGCCCTATGAACTCAACGGTAAGGAAATCACAGACAAGGGCGTGACGGTGGGGGCCATGTTCCCAATCGGCATCTCCACCATATATGATTTGTATCAGTTGAACGTCTCGCTGGGCTACGGACAGCGCGGCACCACTGAGAGCGGCCTTGTAAAGGAAGACTACCTTCAGTTTGGCATTGGCTTCACGGTCAACAGCAGGTGGTTCATCAAGCGCCGGGTCGAGTAG
- the lptC gene encoding LPS export ABC transporter periplasmic protein LptC, translating to MRKAWIAALMALMAIIGFGCKEDLKDPDKEQKYTGPTMENRDVVTLYSDSARLLIKLQAPLQQEFEGGDGVFPDGLYVEFYEEGDKVTSTLKANYGKQDRNKSLFEARGNVVVQNLVKKEKLETEQLFWDKRRAKIYTDKFVRITTPEQVIMGNGLQADQDFSNYRIRDVTGIIDLEE from the coding sequence ATGCGGAAAGCATGGATAGCCGCCCTGATGGCCCTCATGGCCATCATCGGGTTCGGCTGCAAGGAAGACCTGAAAGACCCGGACAAAGAGCAGAAGTACACGGGCCCGACCATGGAGAACCGCGACGTGGTGACACTCTACAGCGACTCGGCCAGGCTGCTCATAAAACTGCAGGCGCCCTTGCAACAGGAGTTTGAGGGCGGCGACGGCGTGTTCCCGGACGGGCTTTACGTGGAGTTCTACGAGGAGGGCGACAAGGTGACCTCCACCCTGAAGGCCAACTACGGCAAGCAGGACCGCAACAAAAGCCTTTTTGAGGCGCGGGGCAACGTGGTGGTGCAAAACCTGGTGAAGAAAGAGAAACTGGAGACGGAACAGCTGTTCTGGGACAAGCGCAGGGCAAAGATATACACCGACAAGTTTGTGCGCATCACCACACCGGAGCAGGTCATCATGGGGAACGGCCTGCAGGCTGACCAGGATTTCTCGAACTACAGGATCCGTGATGTCACGGGAATCATCGATCTGGAAGAATAA
- a CDS encoding TraR/DksA family transcriptional regulator, with translation MNTNEEKQRYSKEELAEFEAIIREKLVNARKEVAFIKETLSRRNDSGTDNTASPTKVLEDGADTAEKESLNQLASRQMKFIQQLENALIRIKNGSYGVCIVTDKLIPKERLRAVPHTQHSIEAKLQRND, from the coding sequence ATGAATACAAACGAAGAAAAGCAGCGATATTCCAAAGAGGAACTGGCAGAGTTTGAGGCAATTATCCGCGAGAAGCTGGTGAACGCACGCAAGGAGGTCGCCTTTATCAAGGAAACCCTGAGCCGCCGCAACGACTCAGGCACTGACAACACCGCCTCTCCTACCAAAGTGCTGGAGGATGGCGCAGACACGGCAGAGAAGGAAAGCCTGAACCAGCTGGCTTCCCGGCAGATGAAATTTATCCAACAGTTGGAGAATGCCCTGATCCGCATCAAGAACGGCTCTTACGGTGTTTGCATTGTCACGGACAAGCTTATCCCAAAAGAGAGGCTGCGTGCCGTGCCGCACACCCAGCACTCCATCGAGGCCAAGCTGCAGCGCAACGACTAG
- a CDS encoding peptidylprolyl isomerase, with protein MALINKIREKSGWAVGAIAIGLGVFVVGGDLLGPNSRLLGNDATTVGEIAGEEIDYQEFDAVLQQAKADYESRTGRAANEGELAMLREQAWNQLIFKIALQKEYDRLGITVTDEELADMVQGNNIHPAVKQAFTNPQTGEFDRNQIVQYLQNLDQMGPNARPMWVSFEQSILNDRLQSKYMNLFTKTVYITAAEAKDYYQAQNSTAGMKVLYVPYVSVSDSAVQVTDAQLQDYYDRNKELYKVEEGRSIEFVTVPVTASPEDSSFLSQEISTLAQQFATASNDSAFVNTNSDAPFNGAYRNPGELPQQLASQLPLEEGKVYGPYTENGVLSLFKVSDVKEGSPAVKASHILIRPESDTPEAKAAARAKAQDVLTQIQKGADFAQMAAQYGTDGTASTGGDLGWFAEGRMVPEFDKAVFAASGPGLLPNLVETEYGYHIVKITAPKTTQTYQIAAVQRPIEASEGTRDAAYAVADELAGTSGSADEFRENAAKNPSLVKEEAIAIGKNNIVVNNLNNARELVRWAYAEDTEIGDVSPVFEIENQFVVATLTGKREKGYAAVGDIRDELTAAVRNEVKGQQIIEKLKGQKGSLDEMAANYGADAVVRTADNVTFASATIPGIGVEPVAVGKAFGMKPGARTAPFEGQGGVLVVELTQLNPAPEISDLSNVKEQMRTARSSQVENNVFEAVKEKADIKDNRVRFF; from the coding sequence ATGGCATTAATTAACAAGATTAGAGAGAAGTCTGGTTGGGCTGTAGGCGCCATTGCCATAGGACTTGGCGTGTTTGTGGTGGGCGGCGACCTGCTGGGGCCTAACTCCAGGCTTCTGGGCAACGATGCAACCACTGTCGGCGAGATTGCCGGCGAAGAAATAGACTACCAGGAGTTTGACGCTGTGCTGCAGCAGGCAAAAGCCGACTACGAGAGCCGCACCGGCCGTGCCGCCAACGAGGGGGAACTGGCCATGTTGCGCGAGCAGGCCTGGAACCAGCTAATCTTTAAGATTGCGCTTCAGAAGGAATACGACCGCCTGGGCATCACCGTGACCGACGAAGAACTGGCGGACATGGTGCAGGGCAACAACATACACCCGGCCGTGAAGCAGGCCTTCACCAACCCGCAGACCGGCGAGTTTGACCGCAACCAGATTGTGCAGTACCTGCAGAACCTGGACCAGATGGGACCCAACGCCCGCCCGATGTGGGTAAGCTTTGAGCAGAGCATCCTGAATGACCGCCTGCAGTCGAAGTACATGAACCTGTTTACCAAGACGGTATATATCACCGCGGCAGAGGCCAAAGACTATTACCAGGCGCAGAACAGCACCGCCGGCATGAAGGTGCTGTACGTGCCATACGTAAGCGTGTCAGACTCTGCCGTGCAGGTGACAGACGCCCAACTGCAGGATTATTACGACCGCAACAAAGAACTCTATAAGGTAGAGGAAGGCCGTTCAATCGAGTTTGTGACCGTTCCGGTAACCGCCTCCCCCGAAGACAGTTCCTTCCTGAGCCAGGAGATCAGCACGCTGGCGCAGCAGTTTGCCACTGCCTCCAACGACTCCGCTTTTGTGAACACCAACTCTGATGCGCCTTTCAACGGTGCTTACCGCAACCCCGGCGAGCTGCCGCAGCAACTGGCCAGCCAGCTGCCGCTGGAGGAGGGCAAGGTATATGGCCCCTACACCGAGAACGGCGTGCTGTCGCTCTTCAAAGTATCGGATGTGAAAGAGGGAAGCCCGGCTGTGAAGGCGAGCCATATCCTCATCAGACCTGAGAGTGACACCCCCGAGGCAAAGGCGGCGGCCCGCGCCAAAGCACAGGACGTGCTGACACAGATACAGAAAGGCGCCGACTTCGCCCAGATGGCGGCGCAGTACGGCACAGACGGCACGGCCTCTACCGGTGGCGACCTCGGCTGGTTCGCGGAGGGCCGCATGGTGCCTGAATTCGACAAGGCTGTGTTTGCAGCCTCCGGCCCCGGCCTGTTGCCCAACCTGGTGGAGACGGAGTATGGCTACCATATCGTGAAAATCACCGCGCCTAAAACCACGCAGACTTACCAGATTGCCGCCGTGCAGCGCCCAATCGAGGCGAGCGAGGGCACGCGCGATGCGGCGTACGCCGTTGCCGACGAACTGGCCGGCACCAGCGGAAGCGCCGATGAGTTCAGAGAGAATGCCGCCAAAAACCCTTCGTTGGTGAAAGAAGAAGCTATCGCGATTGGTAAAAACAACATCGTGGTGAACAACCTGAACAACGCCCGCGAGCTAGTGCGCTGGGCATATGCCGAGGACACCGAAATAGGCGATGTGTCGCCTGTGTTCGAGATAGAGAATCAGTTTGTGGTGGCGACGCTCACTGGCAAGCGCGAGAAAGGCTATGCCGCCGTGGGGGATATCCGCGATGAACTGACCGCCGCCGTACGCAACGAGGTAAAAGGCCAGCAGATTATAGAGAAACTGAAAGGCCAGAAAGGCTCGCTCGACGAGATGGCCGCCAATTATGGCGCCGATGCGGTGGTGAGAACCGCTGATAACGTCACCTTTGCCTCTGCTACCATCCCTGGCATAGGCGTGGAACCGGTAGCCGTGGGCAAAGCCTTCGGCATGAAGCCTGGGGCCCGCACCGCTCCGTTTGAAGGACAGGGCGGCGTGCTGGTGGTAGAACTGACGCAGCTGAACCCGGCGCCTGAAATCAGCGACCTCTCTAACGTAAAAGAGCAGATGCGCACCGCGCGCAGCAGCCAGGTGGAGAACAATGTGTTTGAGGCCGTCAAGGAGAAAGCCGACATCAAGGACAACCGCGTCAGGTTCTTCTAA
- the ribH gene encoding 6,7-dimethyl-8-ribityllumazine synthase: MATALKNLSEYSKDRFTDISDKKFGIVVAEWHEEITGVLCQGAIDTLLQNGATKENIFVNTVPGSFELTLGSQFLAQQEEIDAVICLGIVIKGDTKHDDYINHAVAQGITHVSMKYNKPVSFGLVTTNTLQQALDRAGGKHGNKGVEAAAAAIRMLSF, from the coding sequence ATGGCGACAGCATTAAAGAACCTGAGCGAGTACAGCAAAGACAGATTCACAGACATCTCCGATAAAAAATTTGGGATAGTGGTGGCCGAGTGGCACGAGGAAATAACCGGCGTCCTGTGCCAGGGAGCCATTGACACGCTGCTGCAGAACGGCGCCACGAAAGAGAACATCTTCGTGAACACGGTTCCCGGCAGCTTCGAGCTCACGCTGGGTTCCCAGTTCCTGGCGCAGCAGGAGGAGATAGATGCGGTGATTTGCCTCGGCATCGTCATCAAAGGTGACACCAAGCACGACGACTACATCAACCACGCTGTGGCGCAGGGCATCACGCATGTGTCTATGAAATACAACAAGCCGGTGTCCTTCGGGTTGGTCACCACCAACACCCTGCAGCAGGCGCTAGATAGGGCAGGCGGCAAGCACGGCAACAAAGGCGTGGAGGCGGCGGCGGCGGCCATCCGCATGCTGAGCTTTTAA
- the scpB gene encoding SMC-Scp complex subunit ScpB: MNILQNHIQALVFCAQSPISIEEIQRCLQESLGMEEVLVSDVLEAVEAINGQLAESGFAFQIYAIGGGYQFLTKPEYQDTVSTYLKHKSRKKLSASSLETLAIIAYKQPVTRSAVEQIRGVGCDYAIHKLLEKELIEIKGKAETIGRPVLYGTSQKFMDYFGINHIKDLPQLKDFATEENTIGQSAE, encoded by the coding sequence TTGAATATTCTGCAAAACCATATTCAGGCACTCGTTTTCTGTGCCCAGTCGCCTATCAGCATCGAGGAGATACAGCGCTGCCTGCAGGAGTCGCTGGGGATGGAGGAGGTGCTGGTGAGCGATGTGCTGGAGGCGGTAGAGGCGATAAACGGGCAGCTGGCCGAGAGCGGGTTCGCTTTCCAGATATATGCCATCGGCGGGGGCTACCAGTTCCTGACCAAGCCGGAGTATCAGGACACGGTCAGCACTTACCTGAAACACAAATCAAGGAAAAAATTGTCGGCGTCTTCGCTGGAGACGCTGGCAATTATTGCCTACAAGCAGCCGGTTACCCGCTCGGCGGTGGAGCAGATACGCGGCGTGGGCTGCGACTATGCCATCCACAAACTGCTGGAGAAAGAACTGATCGAGATAAAAGGCAAGGCCGAGACCATCGGCAGGCCCGTGCTGTACGGCACGTCTCAGAAGTTCATGGACTACTTCGGCATCAACCACATCAAGGACCTCCCGCAACTGAAAGACTTCGCCACCGAAGAGAACACCATCGGCCAGTCCGCCGAGTAG